One segment of Phragmites australis chromosome 13, lpPhrAust1.1, whole genome shotgun sequence DNA contains the following:
- the LOC133888084 gene encoding 26S proteasome non-ATPase regulatory subunit 6-like, giving the protein MDGGGEDGKQQPHLVLAHKLFLLSHPDVDDLAKVDLRADVLAAVKPDDMAALYESLAADGVLEMDAALLAEMRARIEEEIRKLDEKIADAEENLGESEVREAHLAKSLYFIRVGEKEKALEQLKVTEGKTVAVGQKMDLVFYTLQIGFFYMDFDLISKSIDKAKSLFEEGGDWERKNRLKVYEGLYCMATRNFKKAASLFLDSISTFTTYELFPYDTFIFYTVLTSVITLDRVSLKKKVVDAPEILAVIGKVPHLSEFLNSLYNCQYKSFFIAFSGLMEQIKLDRYLQPHFRYFMREVRTVVYSQFLESYKSVTMEAMAAAFGVTVDFIDQELSRFIAAGKLHCKIDKVAGVLETNRPDARNAFYQATIKQGDFLLNRIQKLSRVIDL; this is encoded by the exons GCAGCCGCACCTGGTGCTGGCGCACAAGCTGTTCCTGCTCTCGCACCCCGACGTCGACGACCTCGCCAAGGTCGACCTCCGCGCGGACGTCCTCGCCGCCGTCAAACCCGACG ACATGGCGGCACTGTACGAGTCGCTGGCGGCGGACGGCGTGCTGGAGATGGACGCGGCGCTGCTCGCGGAGATGCGCGCCCGGATCGAGGAGGAGATCCGGAAGCTGGACGAGAA GATTGCCGATGCTGAGGAGAATTTGGGCGAGAGTGAAGTGCGTGAAGCCCATCTTGCCAAATCCTTGTATTTCATCAGGGTTGGGGAGAAG GAAAAAGCACTGGAGCAGCTTAAAGTTACTGAAGGGAAAACTGTAGCTGTTGGCCAAAAGATGGACCTTGTTTTCTACACATTACAAATTGGATTTTTCTATATGGACTTTGATCTCATCTCAAAGTCAATTGACAAGGCCAAAAG CTTGTTTGAAGAGGGTGGTGATTGGGAGAGGAAGAACAGATTGAAAGTGTATGAAGGCTTGTATTGCATGGCAACTAGAAACTTCAAGAAAGCAGCTAGCTTATTCTTGGATTCGATTTCAACTTTCACGACTTATGAGCTCTTCCCCTATGATACATTCATCTTCTACACGGTCCTCACGAGTGTTATCACACTGGATCGTGTATCTCTGAAAAAAAAG GTTGTAGATGCACCTGAGATCCTAGCTGTCATTGGCAAAGTACCTCACCTTTCCGAATTTCTCAATTCCCTCTACAATTGCCAGTACAAGTCATTTTTTATTGCATTCT ctGGCTTGATGGAACAGATCAAGTTGGACCGTTACCTGCAGCCTCATTTCCGCTACTTCATGCGTGAAGTGCGCACTGTTGTCTATTCACAATTTCTGGAATCGTACAAGAGCGTGACTATGGAAGCAATGGCTGCTGCGTTTGGCGTGACAGTCGATTTCATTGACCA GGAATTGTCGCGCTTCATTGCTGCTGGGAAGCTCCACTGCAAGATAGATAAGGTTGCTGGCGTCTTGGAGACGAATCGACCTGACGCCAGGAACGCCTTCTACCAGGCAACCATCAAGCAAGGAGACTTCCTGCTCAACCGCATCCAGAAGCTATCACGAGTCATTGACCTGTAG
- the LOC133887949 gene encoding serine/threonine protein phosphatase 2A 57 kDa regulatory subunit B' theta isoform-like gives MIKQILGRLPRKPGKAGDSRDAAAGNGNEPSNSYSVARSMEPGNKRAGNGDYQAPAGLSPNPVMNGAVVYHSNEPLPAFKDVAASEKQNLFVKKVNLCCAVYDFTDPTKNLKEKEVKRQTLMELVDYATSANGKFSEVVMLEITKMVSINLFRCSSPTLRENKAIEGVDLEEDEPLMDPAWSHLQIVYEVFLRFVASQETDAKLAKRYVDHSFILRLLDLFDSEDPRERDYLKTILHRIYGKFMVHRPFIRKAINNIFYKFIFETEKHNGIAELLEILGSIINGFALPLKEEHKLFLVRALIPLHKPKCVSMYHQQLSYCITQFVEKDCKLADTVIRGLLKYWPVTNSSKEVMFLGELEEVLEATQLAEFQRCMVPLFRQIARSMNSSHFQVAERALFLWNNDHIENLIKQNYKVLLPIIYPALERNARGHWNQAVRSLTLNVRKIFSDHDSAFFGECVKLFNDDELKEEESNSKREALWKRLEEMAASKSGENSPSGTPNGKSSQAAG, from the exons ATGATAAAACAGATCCTTGGCCGGCTGCCGAGGAAGCCCGGGAAGGCCGGTGACAGCAGGGATGCTGCTGCGGGGAACGGCAACGAGCCATCGAATTCTTATAGTGTTGCGAGGAGCATGGAGCCGGGGAACAAGAGGGCTGGGAATGGGGATTATCAAGCACCAGCTGGACTGAGTCCCAACCCGGTGATGAATGGGGCTGTGGTGTATCACTCCAACGAGCCGCTGCCCGCGTTCAAGGACGTGGCGGCGTCTGAGAAGCAGAATTTATTTGTCAAGAAGGTGAACCTGTGCTGCGCCGTGTACGATTTCACAGATCCCACAAAGAACTTGAAGGAAAAGGAGGTGAAACGCCAGACTCTTATGGAGCTTGTTGATTATGCCACTTCTGCAAATGGCAAGTTCTCGGAAGTCGTCATGTTGGAGATCACCAAAATGGTGTCGATTAACTTGTTCCGGTGCTCCAGCCCCACCCTTCGCGAGAACAAGGCCATTGAAGGAGTGGATCTGGAGGAGGATGAGCCTCTCATGGACCCTGCGTGGTCACACTTGCAGATTGTTTATGAGGTTTTCTTGAGATTTGTAGCATCACAGGAGACAGATGCAAAGCTTGCCAAGAGATACGTAGATCATTCCTTCATTCTTAGGCTACTAGATCTTTTTGACTCAGAGGACCCCAGGGAAAGGGACTATCTGAAGACGATACTCCATCGAATATATGGTAAATTCATGGTTCATCGCCCATTCATCAGGAAAGCAATTAACAACATATTCTACAAGTTTATATTCGAAACAGAAAAGCATAATGGTATTGCAGAGTTGTTGGAGATACTGGGCAGTATAATCAATGGTTTTGCCCTTCCGCTTAAGGAAGAGCACAAATTGTTCCTTGTTCGTGCACTGATCCCTCTTCACAAGCCAAAGTGTGTATCTATGTACCATCAGCAGCTATCGTACTGCATCACACAGTTTGTTGAGAAGGACTGCAAACTTGCTGACACAGTTATTAGGGGCTTACTGAAATATTGGCCCGTCACAAACAGTTCAAAGGAGGTGATGTTCTTGGGTGAGCTAGAAGAGGTTTTAGAGGCAACACAGCTTGCAGAGTTCCAAAGATGCATGGTTCCACTCTTCCGTCAGATTGCCCGTAGCATGAACAGCTCTCATTTCCAG GTGGCAGAGCGCGCTCTGTTTCTCTGGAACAATGACCATATTGAGAACCTAATTAAGCAGAATTACAAGGTGCTATTACCAATCATCTATCCAGCACTAGAGAGAAATGCCAGAGGACACTGGAACCAAGCTGTTCGTAGCCTGACATTGAATGTACGCAAGATCTTCTCTGATCACGATTCTGCATTTTTCGGGGAGTGTGTCAAGCTGTTCAATGACGACGAGCTCAAGGAGGAGGAATCCAATTCGAAGCGAGAGGCCCTGTGGAAGCGCTTAGAGGAAATGGCCGCCTCAAAATCCGGCGAAAACAGCCCCTCGGGCACACCCAATGGCAAATCCAGTCAAGCTGCTGGCTAG
- the LOC133889105 gene encoding plant UBX domain-containing protein 1-like isoform X2, which yields MEAEYHHLQAGPSSASLWPCATRRRKRAEGDDLSPAAVAMDLDAEAERAADKLKAVSQELGHEIRVFSSTTFAAVPNNLPSAKHEEDDDFYELKPADYFNLISNRMAEQSKMLQTRKMREAELAAQRAKITKAVMRVRFPDGYILEADFLPSERIHSLVDLLVKVLARPELPFYLYTVPPKKRIPDTSQDFYTVGFVPGANVYFSYDDLPEGSELSPDDVKSGPYLCEEIRSLDGLSLLSKPASQSDYSRMNSSAHQSDASQSDPAPAANKKPNRPKWFKR from the exons ATGGAAGCGGAGTACCACCACCTCCAGGCGGgtccctcctccgcctccctctGGCCGTGCGCGACGAGGCGCAGGAAAAGGGCCGAGGGCGACGACCTctcgccggcggcggtggccatggATCTCGACGCCGAGGCGGAGCGCGCGGCG GACAAGCTGAAAGCAGTGTCACAAGAACTTGGGCACGAGATTCGGGTTTTTTCGAGCACAACATTTGCCGCAGTACCTAACAATCTGCCCAGTGCAAAGCATG AGGAAGATGATGACTTTTATGAGCTTAAGCCTGCTGattatttcaacttgatttcaaaCAGGATGGCAG AACAATCTAAAATGCTACAGACTCGCAAGATGCGCGAGGCAGAACTTGCTGCTCAACGAGCAAAGATAACAAAG GCAGTAATGAGGGTGCGATTCCCTGATGGTTACATTCTTGAGGCTGACTTTCTTCCATCAGAAAGAATTCATAGTCTAGTGGACCTGCTTGTGAAAGTACTTGCTAGACCAGAACTGCCGTTCTATCTTT ATACAGTACCTCCAAAGAAGCGAATACCAGACACGTCACAAGACTTCTATACAGTTGGCTTTGTCCCTGGAGCTAATGTCTACTTTTCTTATGATGATCTGCCCGAAG GTTCGGAGTTAAGTCCAGATGATGTAAAATCAGGACCTTATCTCTGTGAAGAAATTCGAAGTTTAGACGGACTGTCACTTCTGTCAAAACCTGCTAGTCAATCTGATTATTCTAGGATGAACTCTTCTGCTCATCAATCTGATGCATCTCAATCTGATCCTGCACCAGCAGCAAATAAGAAACCCAACAGACCAAAGTGGTTCAAAAGGTAA
- the LOC133889105 gene encoding plant UBX domain-containing protein 1-like isoform X1 yields MEAEYHHLQAGPSSASLWPCATRRRKRAEGDDLSPAAVAMDLDAEAERAADKLKAVSQELGHEIRVFSSTTFAAVPNNLPSAKHEEDDDFYELKPADYFNLISNRMAEQSKMLQTRKMREAELAAQRAKITKAVMRVRFPDGYILEADFLPSERIHSLVDLLVKVLARPELPFYLYTVPPKKRIPDTSQDFYTVGFVPGANVYFSYDDLPEGSELSPDDVKSGPYLCEEIRSLDGLSLLSKPASQSDYSRMNSSAHQSDASQSDPAPAANKKPNRPKWFKR; encoded by the exons ATGGAAGCGGAGTACCACCACCTCCAGGCGGgtccctcctccgcctccctctGGCCGTGCGCGACGAGGCGCAGGAAAAGGGCCGAGGGCGACGACCTctcgccggcggcggtggccatggATCTCGACGCCGAGGCGGAGCGCGCGGCG GACAAGCTGAAAGCAGTGTCACAAGAACTTGGGCACGAGATTCGGGTTTTTTCGAGCACAACATTTGCCGCAGTACCTAACAATCTGCCCAGTGCAAAGCATG AGGAAGATGATGACTTTTATGAGCTTAAGCCTGCTGattatttcaacttgatttcaaaCAGGATGGCAG AACAATCTAAAATGCTACAGACTCGCAAGATGCGCGAGGCAGAACTTGCTGCTCAACGAGCAAAGATAACAAAG GCAGTAATGAGGGTGCGATTCCCTGATGGTTACATTCTTGAGGCTGACTTTCTTCCATCAGAAAGAATTCATAGTCTAGTGGACCTGCTTGTGAAAGTACTTGCTAGACCAGAACTGCCGTTCTATCTTT ATACAGTACCTCCAAAGAAGCGAATACCAGACACGTCACAAGACTTCTATACAGTTGGCTTTGTCCCTGGAGCTAATGTCTACTTTTCTTATGATGATCTGCCCGAAG GTTCGGAGTTAAGTCCAGATGATGTAAAATCAGGACCTTATCTCTGTGAAGAAATTCGAAGTTTAGACGGACTGTCACTTCTGTCAAAACCTGCTAGTCAATCTGATTATTCTAGGATGAACTCTTCTGCTCATCAATCTGATGCATCTCAATCTGATCCTGCACCAGCAGCAAATAAGAAACCCAACAGACCAAAGTGGTTCAAAAG GTGA
- the LOC133889204 gene encoding uncharacterized protein LOC133889204 isoform X3, with translation MENGGVGGGGDVPENGNDHFLGTQSESAGKSEACAGCPNQQICASAPKGPDPGTHGSRVYYSFSRTYVFLVKLTKIRSTCVLAQQDWS, from the exons ATGGAGaacggcggcgtcggcggcggaggcgacgTCCCGGAGAACGGCAACGACC ATTTCCTCGGGACGCAGTCGGAGTCGGCAGGGAAGTCGGAGGCGTGCGCCGGGTGCCCGAACCAGCAGATCTGCGCCTCGGCGCCCAAGGGCCCCGATCCAG GTACGCATGGGTCACGTGTGTACTACTCTTTCAGCCGGACGTACGTGTTCTTGGTTAAACTAACCAAGATCCGATCTACATGTGTCTTGGCTCAGCAGGACTGGAGTTAA
- the LOC133889203 gene encoding glucose-6-phosphate 1-dehydrogenase, cytoplasmic isoform-like, whose protein sequence is MSGGSAESSLSSRRNSFNSSSRDLDLPAEQGCLSIVVLGASGDLAKKKTFPALYHLFDQGFLQSGEVHIFGYARSNLSDDGLRERIRGYLKGNSEDLSGFLQLIKYVSGTYDNGEGFKKLNKEISKYEASNNSGSYRRLFYLALPPSVYPSVCKMIRTNCMNPSSHPGWTRVIVEKPFGRDLDSAEELSAQLGELFEEHQLYRIDHYLGKELVQNLLALRFANRLFLPLWNRDNIDNIQIVFREDFGTEGRGGYFDQYGIIRDIIQNHLLQVFCLVAMEKPVSLKPEHIRDEKVKVLQSVNPIKCEEVVLGQYDGYKDDPTVPNESNTPTFASVVLRVHNERWEGVPFILKAGKALNSRKAEVRVQFKDVPGDIFKCKKQGRNEFVIRLQPSEAMYMKLTVKKPGLEMATEQSELDLSYGMRYQNVKIPEAYERLILDTIRGDQQHFVRRDELKAAWQIFTPLLHDIDAGKLKAIPYQPGSRGPNEADELSARVGYVQTHGYIWIPPTLA, encoded by the exons ATGTCAGGAGGATCAGCTGAATCTTCGTTGTCATCAAGACGAAACAGCTTTAATTCTTCATCTAGAGACCTAGACCTTCCTGCAGAGCAAGGGTGTCTCTCCATTGTTGTACTTGGGGCTTCTGGAGACCTTGCCAAGAAGAAAACTTTCCCGGCACTCTACCACCTTTTTGATCAG GGATTTTTACAATCTGGGGAAGTGCATATATTTGGGTATGCTAGATCAAATCTTTCTGATGATGGGTTAAGAGAACGCATTCGTGG GTATCTCAAAGGAAACTCAGAAGATCTTTCAGGATTTTTGCAATTG ATAAAATATGTCAGTGGTACCTATGACAATGGAGAAGGATTTAAGAAATTGAACAAGGAAATATCAAAGTATGAAGCGTCAAACAACTCAGGAAGCTATCGCAGGctcttttatttggcattgccTCCATCAGTCTACCCTTCAGTGTGCAAAATGATCAGAACAAATTGCATGAATCCAT CTTCTCACCCTGGATGGACTAGAGTAATTGTTGAGAAGCCTTTTGGAAGGGACTTGGATTCTGCAGAAGAATTAAGTGCCCAACTTGGGGAGCTATTCGAGGAACACCAACTATACAGAATCGACCACTACCTGGGAAAAGAATTGGTCCAAAACCTG CTTGCGCTCCGTTTTGCCAACCGCTTGTTCTTGCCTCTTTGGAACCGTGACAATATTGATAATATACAG ATTGTATTCAGGGAGGACTTCGGGACTGAAGGGCGTGGAGGATATTTCGACCAATATGG AATCATTCGAGATATCATTCAGAACCATTTATTGCAG gttttttgtttggttgcaaTGGAGAAGCCTGTCTCCCTTAAGCCTGAGCACATCAGAGATGAGAAAGTCAAG GTTCTGCAATCTGTGAACCCTATAAAGTGCGAAGAGGTAGTCCTTGGACAATACGATGGCTACAAGGATGATCCTACAGTGCCAAATGAATCTAATACCCCAACTTTTGCATCTGTTGTACTCCGGGTGCACAATGAAAGATGGGAAG GTGTTCCTTTCATTCTTAAAGCTGGTAAAGCATTAAACTCAAGGAAAGCAGAAGTTCGTGTGCAGTTCAAGGATGTTCCTGGTGACATTTTTAAAT GTAAGAAGCAAGGAAGAAATGAGTTTGTTATACGCCTCCAGCCATCAGAAGCCATGTACATGAAACTAACC GTCAAGAAACCTGGATTAGAAATGGCTACTGAACAGAGTGAACTTGATCTGTCATATGGGATGCGGTACCAAAATGTCAAAATTCCCGAGGCGTATGAACGCCTCATCTTGGATAC AATACGAGGAGACCAACAGCACTTTGTTCGCCGAGATGAGCTAAAG GCTGCTTGGCAGATCTTCACTCCACTGCTGCACGATATTGACGCAGGCAAGCTGAAGGCTATCCCATATCAACCTGGCAGCCGAGGCCCCAATGAAGCCGATGAATTGAGCGCGAGAGTTGGATATGTGCAGACCCATGGTTACATATGGATACCGCCCACCCTTGCCTAG
- the LOC133889204 gene encoding cytosolic Fe-S cluster assembly factor NBP35-like isoform X4, whose amino-acid sequence MENGGVGGGGDVPENGNDHFLGTQSESAGKSEACAGCPNQQICASAPKGPDPVGIFCRPLLQSPLVSITAKMGNIDPQG is encoded by the exons ATGGAGaacggcggcgtcggcggcggaggcgacgTCCCGGAGAACGGCAACGACC ATTTCCTCGGGACGCAGTCGGAGTCGGCAGGGAAGTCGGAGGCGTGCGCCGGGTGCCCGAACCAGCAGATCTGCGCCTCGGCGCCCAAGGGCCCCGATCCAG TTGGAATATTTTGTAGACCATTATTACAAAGCCCGTTGGTCAGCATTACAGCGAAAATGGGGAATATAGATCCGCAGGGGTAG
- the LOC133889204 gene encoding uncharacterized protein LOC133889204 isoform X1, whose protein sequence is MENGGVGGGGDVPENGNDHFLGTQSESAGKSEACAGCPNQQICASAPKGPDPVQYSVEHTACIQLRRFCWRWALLVIPFYFVILLSLWYRGYVQKILQFISC, encoded by the exons ATGGAGaacggcggcgtcggcggcggaggcgacgTCCCGGAGAACGGCAACGACC ATTTCCTCGGGACGCAGTCGGAGTCGGCAGGGAAGTCGGAGGCGTGCGCCGGGTGCCCGAACCAGCAGATCTGCGCCTCGGCGCCCAAGGGCCCCGATCCAG TGCAGTACTCAGTGGAGCACACGGCCTGCATCCAGTTGAGAAGGTTCTGTTGGCGATGGGCATTGTTAGTTATCCCTTTCTATTTTGTGATTCTCCTGAGCTTGTGGTATCGAGGATATGTGCAGAAGATTTTACAGTTTATTAGTTGCTAA
- the LOC133889204 gene encoding cytosolic Fe-S cluster assembly factor NBP35-like isoform X2 — MENGGVGGGGDVPENGNDHFLGTQSESAGKSEACAGCPNQQICASAPKGPDPVLSGAHGLHPVEKVLLAMGIVSYPFLFCDSPELVVSRICAEDFTVY; from the exons ATGGAGaacggcggcgtcggcggcggaggcgacgTCCCGGAGAACGGCAACGACC ATTTCCTCGGGACGCAGTCGGAGTCGGCAGGGAAGTCGGAGGCGTGCGCCGGGTGCCCGAACCAGCAGATCTGCGCCTCGGCGCCCAAGGGCCCCGATCCAG TACTCAGTGGAGCACACGGCCTGCATCCAGTTGAGAAGGTTCTGTTGGCGATGGGCATTGTTAGTTATCCCTTTCTATTTTGTGATTCTCCTGAGCTTGTGGTATCGAGGATATGTGCAGAAGATTTTACAGTTTATTAG
- the LOC133889207 gene encoding uncharacterized protein LOC133889207 isoform X1, with translation MRGCQGEEDLGLGWWGGTEISTRRHVVAASLASPHCLSPAALPPGSRRSSPPHQTLFLKPAKGTNSMRAAVSSPPPHCYSRRRATLLDARHVFDHVPQRRLPPLAVGLRATTAAAACRRPARRSSESAATCRAASVPRLFRTLLQIPTASSSCPRVRLTPSASLPSRRNFEGYIPRSCSGSSLQIYSRSSLLTLSPSSALMVSSQLSSSDVAQRSEEWFALRKDKLTTSTFSTALGFWAGNRRSELWNEKVFGPMDIKLADTARSAMDWGTHHESVAIEQYTSITGRMVGTLGFAVHTEANSGWLGASPDGILGCEPDGGILEVKCPFNKGKPEVALPWRIMPYYYMPQVQGLMEIMDRDWVELYCWTPNGSSLFRVLRDRAYWELIHEVLRDFWWGNVMPARELLLLGKEAEARSFELQPKHRLTNLMLFRSRKLASEAKLLCMDVGGHVEFFQ, from the exons ATGCGTGGTtgccaaggagaagaagatttGGGACTTGGCTGGTGGGGAGGAACCGAAATATCCACTCGCAGACACGTCGTCGCCGCATCCCTCGCGTCGCCGCACTGTCTCTCACCGGCAGCGTTGCCGCCGGGTAGCCGCAGAAGCTCACCGCCGCACCAAACTCTATTCCTGAAGCCAGCAAAAGGGACAAACAGCATGAGAGCTGCGGTGAGCTCACCACCTCCGCACTGCTACTCGCGCCGCCGCGCCACGCTGCTGGACGCCCGCCATGTGTTCGACCATGTGCCGCAGAGGCGCCTGCCGCCCCTGGCCGTGGGACTACGCGCCACGACCGCGGCTGCGGCCTGccggaggcccgcgcggcgctCTTCTGAGTCAGCCGCCACTTGTCGCGCCGCTTCAG TTCCTCGTTTGTTTAGGACACTCCTGCAAATTCCAACAGCCTCTTCTTCATGTCCTCGCGTGCGCTTAACTCCGTCTGCATCCTTGCCATCAAGACGAAACTTTGAAGGCTATATTCCTCGTAGCTGCTCAGGTTCATCTTTGCAGATCTATAGCCGGTCATCACTTCTAACTCTATCACCATCTTCAGCTCTCATGGTGTCCTCCCAGCTCAGCTCTTCTGACGTAGCCCAACGGTCAGAGGAATGGTTTGCTCTCCGCAAGGACAAGCTCACCACAAGCACCTTCAGCACTGCCTTGGGTTTCTGGGCTGGCAACAGACGGTCAGAGCTGTGGAATGAGAAAGTCTTTGGACCAATGGACATCAAGTTGGCAGATACGGCCAGGTCTGCCATGGACTGGGGAACCCATCATGAAAGTGTGGCCATAGAGCAGTACACAAGCATCACTGGACGAATGGTGGGCACCCTTGGCTTCGCGGTGCACACTGAGGCCAACTCTGGATGGCTCGGAGCTTCACCTGATGGAATTCTAGGGTGTGAGCCTGACGGTGGGATCCTGGAAGTCAAGTGCCCATTCAACAAGGGTAAGCCTGAGGTCGCTCTGCCATGGCGTATCATGCCATACTACTACATGCCGCAGGTGCAGGGCCTGATGGAGATCATGGACAGAGACTGGGTCGAACTCTACTGCTGGACTCCAAATGGGAGCAGCCTGTTCCGAGTGCTCCGAGACCGCGCATACTGGGAGCTCATCCATGAAGTCCTGCGTGATTTCTGGTGGGGGAACGTGATGCCGGCACGGGAGCTACTGCTCCTAGGGAAGGAGGCTGAAGCTAGATCATTCGAACTGCAGCCCAAGCACCGGCTCACAAATCTGATGCTGTTTAGGAGCAGGAAACTTGCTTCCGAAGCCAAGTTGTTGTGTATGGATGTTGGTGGTCATGTTGAATTCTTCCAATGA
- the LOC133889207 gene encoding uncharacterized protein LOC133889207 isoform X2: MKGMYREDGESDVPRLFRTLLQIPTASSSCPRVRLTPSASLPSRRNFEGYIPRSCSGSSLQIYSRSSLLTLSPSSALMVSSQLSSSDVAQRSEEWFALRKDKLTTSTFSTALGFWAGNRRSELWNEKVFGPMDIKLADTARSAMDWGTHHESVAIEQYTSITGRMVGTLGFAVHTEANSGWLGASPDGILGCEPDGGILEVKCPFNKGKPEVALPWRIMPYYYMPQVQGLMEIMDRDWVELYCWTPNGSSLFRVLRDRAYWELIHEVLRDFWWGNVMPARELLLLGKEAEARSFELQPKHRLTNLMLFRSRKLASEAKLLCMDVGGHVEFFQ, from the exons ATGAAAGGGATGTACAGAGAGGATGGAGAATCTGATG TTCCTCGTTTGTTTAGGACACTCCTGCAAATTCCAACAGCCTCTTCTTCATGTCCTCGCGTGCGCTTAACTCCGTCTGCATCCTTGCCATCAAGACGAAACTTTGAAGGCTATATTCCTCGTAGCTGCTCAGGTTCATCTTTGCAGATCTATAGCCGGTCATCACTTCTAACTCTATCACCATCTTCAGCTCTCATGGTGTCCTCCCAGCTCAGCTCTTCTGACGTAGCCCAACGGTCAGAGGAATGGTTTGCTCTCCGCAAGGACAAGCTCACCACAAGCACCTTCAGCACTGCCTTGGGTTTCTGGGCTGGCAACAGACGGTCAGAGCTGTGGAATGAGAAAGTCTTTGGACCAATGGACATCAAGTTGGCAGATACGGCCAGGTCTGCCATGGACTGGGGAACCCATCATGAAAGTGTGGCCATAGAGCAGTACACAAGCATCACTGGACGAATGGTGGGCACCCTTGGCTTCGCGGTGCACACTGAGGCCAACTCTGGATGGCTCGGAGCTTCACCTGATGGAATTCTAGGGTGTGAGCCTGACGGTGGGATCCTGGAAGTCAAGTGCCCATTCAACAAGGGTAAGCCTGAGGTCGCTCTGCCATGGCGTATCATGCCATACTACTACATGCCGCAGGTGCAGGGCCTGATGGAGATCATGGACAGAGACTGGGTCGAACTCTACTGCTGGACTCCAAATGGGAGCAGCCTGTTCCGAGTGCTCCGAGACCGCGCATACTGGGAGCTCATCCATGAAGTCCTGCGTGATTTCTGGTGGGGGAACGTGATGCCGGCACGGGAGCTACTGCTCCTAGGGAAGGAGGCTGAAGCTAGATCATTCGAACTGCAGCCCAAGCACCGGCTCACAAATCTGATGCTGTTTAGGAGCAGGAAACTTGCTTCCGAAGCCAAGTTGTTGTGTATGGATGTTGGTGGTCATGTTGAATTCTTCCAATGA